Proteins encoded in a region of the Mycolicibacterium duvalii genome:
- a CDS encoding PaaI family thioesterase encodes MLDYTRVEGLGADDVARLRACYEPLTQSVRELIDATIRTEVGPDEVAAATAQIDAATQRLRRAQRETSFGIQFSADGDSMPWGNAVIGVRNPSAPPLVIRRLADGSVRSDFVLGAAFEGPPGHVHGGVSAELLDHVLGDAASAPGVHRLTGTLTVRYLRLTPLGRLHAEARISRTDGVKTYAVGHLADEHGPTVEAEAVFIEPRWARQ; translated from the coding sequence GTGCTGGACTACACCCGCGTCGAGGGTCTCGGCGCCGACGATGTGGCACGCCTGCGGGCGTGTTACGAACCGCTGACCCAGTCGGTGCGCGAGCTCATCGACGCCACCATCCGGACCGAAGTGGGGCCCGACGAGGTCGCGGCGGCCACAGCGCAGATCGACGCCGCGACGCAACGCCTGCGCCGCGCGCAGCGGGAGACGTCGTTCGGTATCCAATTCAGCGCCGACGGCGACTCGATGCCCTGGGGCAACGCGGTGATCGGCGTGCGCAACCCGTCCGCCCCGCCGCTGGTGATCCGCCGCCTGGCGGACGGATCGGTGCGCAGCGACTTCGTGCTGGGCGCCGCGTTCGAGGGGCCTCCGGGCCACGTGCACGGCGGAGTCTCGGCGGAGCTCCTCGACCACGTACTCGGCGACGCCGCCAGCGCTCCCGGGGTGCACCGGCTCACCGGGACGCTGACGGTGCGTTACCTGCGCCTCACCCCGCTGGGCCGGCTGCACGCCGAAGCGCGCATCTCCCGAACCGACGGGGTCAAGACCTACGCCGTCGGCCACCTCGCCGACGAGCACGGCCCGACCGTCGAAGCCGAGGCGGTCTTCATCGAGCCGCGGTGGGCCCGGCAGTGA
- a CDS encoding alpha-amylase family protein — MTEPGWVHHVLWWQVYPLGFVGAHPAEPAPTAAEHRLRRLADWLDYAVELGASGLALGPVFASRTHGYDTTDHYRIDPRLGDDDDFDHLVGEAHRRGMRVLLDGVFNHVGTDFARFREARSGGDPSWFRLRGNVFDTFEGHDGLIALNHDNAEVADYTVEVMRHWLGRGADGWRLDAAYAVPDSFWARVLPQVRQAFPDAWIVGEVIHGDYSATVHAAGFDSVTQYELWKAVWSSLNDANLHELDWALKRHNEFLDSFVPMTFIGNHDVTRIASQLTHPEHVEHALVVLLTTGGTPSIYAGDEVAYRGVKEERVGGDDAVRPEFGSPHEGVGEHGSQVFRSHQHLIGLRRRHPWLHTARTSPLQVTNRGYVYASREGADTLLVALNVDDDAMAVSLPALGFPRAQIVAGSGAPPSDIVTEVAVAPHGWMILEPR; from the coding sequence ATGACCGAACCGGGCTGGGTCCACCATGTGCTGTGGTGGCAGGTCTATCCGCTGGGGTTCGTCGGCGCCCATCCCGCCGAGCCGGCCCCCACCGCCGCGGAGCACCGGTTGCGGCGCCTGGCCGACTGGCTGGACTACGCAGTCGAGCTCGGAGCGTCCGGGCTGGCGCTGGGACCGGTGTTCGCATCGCGCACCCACGGGTACGACACCACCGACCACTACCGCATCGATCCCCGGCTCGGGGACGACGACGACTTCGACCATCTGGTCGGCGAAGCGCACCGGCGCGGGATGCGCGTCCTGCTCGACGGCGTGTTCAACCACGTCGGCACCGACTTCGCGCGCTTCCGCGAGGCCCGCTCCGGTGGCGACCCGTCCTGGTTCCGGTTGCGCGGCAACGTCTTCGACACTTTCGAAGGTCACGACGGGCTGATCGCGCTGAACCACGACAACGCCGAGGTAGCCGACTACACCGTCGAGGTGATGCGGCACTGGTTGGGTCGGGGTGCCGACGGCTGGCGACTGGATGCCGCCTACGCCGTCCCGGACAGCTTCTGGGCGCGGGTGCTGCCACAGGTACGCCAGGCGTTCCCGGACGCGTGGATCGTCGGTGAGGTGATCCACGGCGACTATTCGGCGACCGTGCACGCCGCCGGCTTCGACTCGGTCACCCAGTATGAACTCTGGAAAGCCGTGTGGAGCAGTCTCAACGACGCCAACCTGCACGAACTGGACTGGGCGCTCAAGCGGCACAACGAATTTCTGGACAGCTTCGTGCCCATGACATTCATCGGCAACCACGACGTCACCCGGATCGCCAGCCAGCTGACCCATCCCGAGCACGTCGAGCACGCGTTGGTGGTGCTGCTGACCACCGGCGGAACGCCGAGTATCTACGCCGGCGACGAGGTCGCCTACCGCGGTGTCAAGGAGGAGCGCGTCGGCGGTGACGACGCGGTGCGGCCCGAATTCGGTTCCCCCCATGAGGGCGTCGGGGAACACGGCAGCCAGGTGTTCCGGTCCCACCAGCACCTGATCGGGCTGCGCCGTCGCCACCCGTGGCTGCACACGGCGCGTACCAGCCCGTTGCAGGTGACCAACCGGGGTTACGTCTACGCCAGCCGAGAAGGTGCGGACACTCTCCTGGTCGCGCTCAACGTCGACGACGACGCCATGGCGGTGTCGTTGCCCGCGTTGGGTTTTCCGCGCGCTCAGATCGTCGCCGGCTCCGGGGCGCCGCCGTCGGACATCGTCACCGAGGTCGCGGTCGCGCCGCACGGCTGGATGATCCTCGAGCCTCGCTAG
- the bfr gene encoding bacterioferritin: MQGDPEVLKLLNEQLTSELTAINQYFLHSKMQENWGFTELAEHTRKESFEEMVHAEEITDRILLLDGLPNYQRLFSLRVGQTLREQFEADLAIEYEVVGRLKPGILMCREKGDATTATLFEKILADEELHIDYLETQLELMGKLGDELYMAQCVARPPK; the protein is encoded by the coding sequence ATGCAAGGCGATCCAGAGGTTCTGAAATTGCTCAACGAGCAATTGACCAGCGAATTGACGGCGATCAATCAGTATTTCCTGCATTCGAAAATGCAGGAGAACTGGGGATTCACCGAATTGGCTGAACACACCCGCAAAGAGTCATTCGAAGAAATGGTTCACGCGGAGGAGATCACCGATCGCATCCTGCTCCTCGACGGCCTCCCCAATTACCAGCGGCTGTTCTCTCTGCGCGTGGGACAGACGCTGCGTGAGCAGTTCGAGGCCGACCTGGCCATCGAGTACGAGGTGGTCGGGCGGCTGAAGCCGGGCATCCTGATGTGCCGGGAGAAGGGCGATGCGACCACGGCGACGCTGTTCGAGAAGATCCTCGCCGACGAGGAGTTGCACATCGACTATCTCGAGACCCAGCTCGAGTTGATGGGCAAGCTCGGCGACGAGCTGTACATGGCCCAGTGCGTCGCGCGTCCCCCGAAGTAG
- a CDS encoding DUF1810 domain-containing protein, producing MTDDPFDLARFVDAQDRVYETVLAELRAGRKRTHWIWFVFPQLRGLGHSPTAHRFGITSPAEARAYLGHPVLHGRLDECARALLTHTDRTAREILGHPDDLKVRSSMTLFARVGGPAVCRAVLDAFYDGQEDAATVEMLTADN from the coding sequence ATGACCGATGACCCGTTCGACCTCGCACGCTTCGTCGACGCCCAGGACCGGGTGTATGAGACGGTGCTCGCCGAGCTGCGCGCCGGCCGCAAACGCACTCACTGGATCTGGTTCGTGTTCCCGCAGCTGCGCGGCCTCGGCCACAGTCCGACCGCGCACCGGTTCGGCATCACGTCACCGGCCGAGGCCCGGGCCTACCTGGGCCACCCCGTCCTGCACGGGCGCCTCGACGAGTGCGCCCGTGCGCTGCTCACCCACACCGACCGGACCGCACGCGAAATCCTCGGTCACCCTGACGATCTCAAGGTGCGGTCGTCGATGACGTTGTTCGCCCGGGTCGGCGGGCCCGCGGTGTGCCGCGCCGTGCTCGACGCGTTCTACGACGGGCAGGAGGATGCGGCGACCGTGGAGATGCTGACCGCCGACAACTAG
- a CDS encoding nucleoside deaminase, with amino-acid sequence MAVTGRDLGYLRRCVELASEALCHGDEPFGSLLVDADGAVRFEDHNHVRGGDATRHPELAIARWAVEHLDAGQRAASTVYTSGEHCPMCAAAHAWVGLGRVVYAASSAQLTQWLHEWGAPPPPVAALPITAVAPGVRVDGPVPELTEQMRALYEKAFRP; translated from the coding sequence GTGGCGGTGACCGGACGGGACCTCGGCTATCTGCGCCGGTGTGTGGAGCTGGCGAGCGAGGCGCTGTGCCACGGCGACGAACCGTTCGGTTCGCTGCTCGTCGACGCCGACGGCGCTGTGCGCTTCGAAGACCACAACCACGTCCGCGGTGGGGACGCCACCCGGCACCCCGAGCTGGCCATCGCCCGCTGGGCGGTCGAGCACCTCGACGCCGGGCAGCGGGCTGCGAGCACCGTCTACACGTCCGGTGAGCACTGCCCGATGTGCGCAGCGGCGCACGCCTGGGTCGGGCTGGGCCGGGTGGTCTATGCCGCGTCGTCGGCGCAGCTGACGCAGTGGCTGCACGAGTGGGGCGCACCGCCGCCGCCGGTGGCGGCGCTGCCGATCACCGCCGTCGCGCCCGGGGTCCGGGTCGACGGGCCGGTGCCGGAGCTGACCGAACAGATGCGCGCTCTCTACGAGAAGGCGTTCCGGCCATGA
- a CDS encoding fatty-acid--CoA ligase: MGEYDLHSFILACDFRVDDVGRMWKWLTKHRDELDEFGAHHVVLYESIWEPRRVLVTIGVRNARSIREVLKSPAIFTWFDIAGADDIPPIFGGEVVEKIDLDGPSSQRHVGRVVVGVMSSVDDVSALMVKVHDGLDRFKSGGVRKIWVYRALDDGHEVLILQEIEDEAKARQWIEHPDAAAEWMANAGMGAYPTRFVGRFAQLLSVGESG; this comes from the coding sequence ATGGGTGAGTACGATCTGCACTCATTTATTCTCGCCTGCGATTTCCGCGTCGACGATGTCGGACGCATGTGGAAATGGCTGACCAAGCACCGGGACGAACTCGATGAATTCGGCGCCCACCACGTCGTGCTCTATGAATCGATCTGGGAGCCGCGGCGCGTTCTGGTGACAATAGGCGTCCGGAACGCGAGATCCATTCGTGAGGTGCTGAAATCGCCGGCGATTTTCACCTGGTTCGACATCGCCGGCGCCGACGATATTCCGCCGATCTTCGGCGGCGAGGTGGTCGAGAAGATCGACCTGGACGGGCCGTCCTCGCAGCGCCACGTAGGCCGCGTGGTGGTCGGCGTGATGTCGTCGGTGGACGACGTGTCCGCGCTGATGGTCAAGGTCCACGACGGGCTCGACCGGTTCAAGAGCGGCGGTGTGCGCAAGATCTGGGTCTACCGCGCCCTCGATGACGGGCACGAAGTGCTGATCCTGCAGGAGATCGAGGACGAAGCCAAGGCGCGGCAGTGGATCGAGCACCCCGACGCGGCGGCGGAGTGGATGGCCAACGCCGGAATGGGGGCCTACCCCACCCGGTTCGTCGGCCGGTTCGCCCAGCTGTTGAGTGTCGGCGAGTCGGGTTAG
- a CDS encoding MDR family MFS transporter has translation MTASAVPDSEVEPAAPTPVSPHRRNIIFGAVALGMLLAALDQTIVATALPTVVADLGGAGHQSWVVTSYLLASTIVSAIVGKLGDLFGRKAIFASAILFFLAGSVLCGISSSMEMLVASRALQGIGGGALMVTAAAVIGEVIPLRDRGRYQGALGAVFGVTTVVGPLLGGYFTDHLSWRWAFWINVPIGIVVLAVALGTIPALSSRGKPVIDYAGIVLIGLGAAGLTLATSWGGSTFAWSSPTIIGLFIGSAIALAFFVWAELRATEPVLPIRLFASPVFTVCCMLSFIVGFAMLGALTFLPTFMQFVDGVSATESGLRTLPMVGGLLLTSMGSGVLVSRTGRYKIFPVVGTAVMVVGFVLLSRMDETTPMLQQSAYLFILGTGIGMCMQVLILIVQSTAKFSDLGVATSGVTFFRTIGSSFGAAIFGSLFANFLQARIGPALAAGGAPPEAAESPQVLHRLPDAVAAPVVTAYADSLGLVFLWAAPVAVIGFFVALTLKQVPLQELETGAALDMGEGFAMPSSDTPEEMLETAVARLIRQSPDIRLRSIAGTRGCESDVALLWALIQIYRQSQVFGSARLTEMAERLRVPPEVLAPTFDRLVESGHALRTGDQLWLTQSGARQVDVTSAALVSRIVAKLESSPAFEGRPDRAEVEAALEKIAQRLLVQRDWEEDRAPLAVATR, from the coding sequence ATGACGGCGTCTGCTGTACCCGACTCCGAGGTCGAGCCGGCCGCACCCACCCCGGTGAGCCCGCACCGTCGCAACATCATCTTCGGCGCGGTGGCGCTGGGCATGCTGCTGGCCGCGCTGGATCAGACGATCGTCGCAACGGCACTGCCCACCGTCGTCGCCGACCTGGGCGGGGCCGGGCACCAGTCCTGGGTGGTCACCAGCTATCTGCTGGCCTCGACGATCGTCTCCGCGATCGTCGGCAAGCTCGGGGATCTGTTCGGCCGCAAGGCGATCTTCGCCTCGGCCATCCTGTTCTTCCTGGCCGGGTCGGTGCTGTGCGGCATCTCGTCGTCGATGGAGATGCTGGTGGCCTCGCGCGCGCTGCAGGGCATCGGGGGCGGCGCATTGATGGTCACCGCGGCCGCCGTCATCGGCGAGGTGATCCCGTTGCGCGACCGCGGACGCTACCAGGGTGCATTGGGTGCGGTGTTCGGCGTCACCACGGTGGTCGGGCCGCTGCTGGGCGGCTACTTCACCGATCACCTGAGCTGGCGGTGGGCGTTCTGGATCAACGTGCCGATCGGCATCGTGGTGCTGGCCGTCGCGCTGGGCACGATCCCGGCGCTGAGCAGTCGCGGCAAGCCGGTCATCGACTACGCCGGCATCGTGCTGATCGGGCTCGGCGCTGCAGGTCTGACACTGGCCACCAGCTGGGGCGGCAGTACGTTCGCCTGGTCGTCGCCGACGATCATCGGCCTGTTCATCGGCTCGGCGATCGCTTTGGCGTTCTTCGTGTGGGCCGAGCTGCGCGCGACCGAACCGGTGCTGCCGATCCGGCTCTTCGCCAGCCCGGTGTTCACGGTCTGCTGCATGTTGTCGTTCATCGTCGGCTTCGCGATGCTCGGCGCGCTGACGTTCCTGCCCACCTTCATGCAGTTCGTCGACGGGGTCTCGGCGACCGAATCGGGCCTGCGCACGCTGCCGATGGTCGGTGGGCTGCTGCTCACCTCGATGGGCAGTGGCGTGCTGGTCAGCCGCACCGGACGCTACAAGATCTTCCCGGTGGTGGGGACCGCGGTGATGGTGGTGGGGTTCGTGCTGTTGTCCCGGATGGACGAGACGACCCCGATGCTGCAGCAGAGCGCGTATCTGTTCATCCTCGGCACCGGAATCGGGATGTGCATGCAGGTGCTGATTCTCATCGTGCAGAGCACCGCCAAGTTCTCCGACCTCGGCGTGGCCACCTCCGGGGTGACGTTCTTCCGCACCATCGGAAGCTCGTTCGGCGCCGCCATCTTCGGGTCGTTGTTCGCGAACTTCCTGCAGGCCCGCATCGGTCCCGCGCTGGCCGCCGGTGGCGCACCGCCCGAGGCGGCGGAGTCCCCCCAGGTGTTGCACCGCCTGCCCGACGCGGTTGCGGCACCGGTCGTGACCGCCTACGCCGACTCACTGGGCTTGGTGTTCCTGTGGGCGGCTCCGGTCGCGGTCATCGGGTTCTTCGTCGCGCTGACCCTCAAACAGGTTCCGCTGCAAGAGCTCGAGACCGGCGCTGCGCTGGACATGGGCGAGGGCTTCGCGATGCCGTCGTCCGATACCCCCGAGGAGATGCTGGAGACCGCGGTGGCGCGGCTCATCCGGCAGTCCCCGGACATCCGCCTGCGCAGCATCGCGGGCACCCGCGGGTGCGAGTCCGATGTGGCGCTGCTGTGGGCGTTGATCCAGATCTACCGCCAGAGCCAGGTGTTCGGCTCGGCGCGGCTGACCGAGATGGCCGAGCGGCTGCGGGTGCCGCCGGAGGTGCTGGCCCCGACCTTCGATCGCCTCGTCGAGTCCGGACATGCGCTGCGCACCGGTGACCAGCTGTGGCTGACCCAGTCGGGGGCACGTCAGGTCGACGTCACCTCCGCGGCACTGGTCAGCCGCATCGTGGCCAAGCTGGAGAGTTCACCGGCATTCGAAGGCCGTCCGGACCGCGCCGAGGTCGAAGCCGCGCTGGAGAAGATCGCGCAGCGGCTGCTGGTGCAGCGGGACTGGGAAGAGGACCGGGCCCCACTCGCGGTGGCCACTCGCTGA
- a CDS encoding FUSC family protein produces the protein MGRALRPVIPDPVLLRCLLGVAAVTVPAAIWGPPGSAYAAGGAAAVAAAAALRDSPRNRIPLVAGISLMLGGAVLVGALTSAYPVLFIVVVALWCFGAAMPWALGTNAGLITTASAALLASAAPVPPTWSTTLGAAALAVLGGLVQAGLVAAFPPRRWRTQRDALTAAYRSLADDARAYSMSGGPVDRDDTALIALRSAFCDLDGQTTRRPAQYRSWYALPERISATLRDAAESTSTGEVLDAAADTLGAVADSGRGAGAQADAAIQRLDGAVEQVDGPAATVAQRLAVQCHEAVAIRLGDFVPSAPDIVRLRRPELRTSLRSGLDLMREHIRWRSPVLRHALRLSGAVAVAVALERFADPVHNPWPALAVLMVLRPETAHTYTRCAGRLAASVAALAVGSALLLTLHPPAAASAVIAVLLVGVAFAGAQYGYLAVTAAVAGAAVFLLAGAGVGTEASLGDQLLGALVGGALAVLAHVVLPDDELTRLEQRAGELLKTEIDYVATVIRAYLHVLPNSSETLASAWQRAFRARAAFEAASGAARLDSPELRNWLRAYRTALNGITASCSTLETNMPPAPPATQSDFAVAVEAYLESLSGDPPTPDTPWVIDTAELTAADRRLRDAAPRHGLDKGSARVLAAEVRAITRNLTTIAVTAGPTAAR, from the coding sequence ATGGGCCGCGCGCTACGTCCGGTGATCCCGGATCCGGTGTTGTTGCGCTGCCTGCTCGGCGTCGCCGCGGTCACCGTGCCCGCCGCGATCTGGGGCCCGCCCGGGTCGGCCTACGCGGCCGGCGGTGCTGCCGCGGTCGCCGCGGCGGCCGCGCTGCGCGACAGCCCGCGCAACAGGATCCCGCTGGTCGCCGGTATCTCGCTGATGCTGGGCGGTGCGGTCCTGGTCGGCGCGCTCACCTCGGCGTACCCGGTGCTCTTCATCGTCGTCGTCGCACTCTGGTGCTTCGGCGCGGCCATGCCGTGGGCGCTGGGCACCAACGCGGGTCTGATCACCACCGCGTCGGCGGCGCTTTTGGCCAGCGCTGCGCCCGTGCCCCCGACCTGGTCGACGACGCTGGGCGCCGCCGCGCTGGCGGTGCTCGGCGGGCTGGTGCAGGCCGGGCTGGTCGCGGCGTTCCCGCCCCGGCGCTGGCGCACGCAGCGCGACGCGCTCACCGCCGCGTATCGGTCGCTGGCCGACGACGCCCGGGCCTACTCGATGTCGGGCGGGCCCGTCGACCGTGACGACACCGCGTTGATCGCGTTGCGCTCGGCGTTCTGCGACCTCGACGGTCAGACCACTCGCAGGCCGGCGCAGTACCGCAGCTGGTATGCCCTGCCCGAACGTATCTCGGCCACCCTGCGTGATGCCGCGGAGAGCACGTCGACCGGCGAGGTGCTCGATGCCGCGGCCGACACGCTGGGCGCGGTCGCCGACAGCGGACGCGGCGCGGGCGCCCAGGCGGACGCGGCCATCCAGCGCCTGGACGGTGCGGTCGAGCAGGTCGACGGTCCGGCGGCGACGGTCGCGCAGCGGCTGGCGGTGCAGTGCCACGAGGCGGTCGCGATCCGGCTGGGCGACTTCGTGCCGTCGGCCCCCGACATCGTGCGGTTGCGTCGCCCCGAGTTGCGCACCTCGCTGCGCTCGGGGCTCGATTTGATGCGCGAGCACATCCGGTGGCGCTCCCCGGTGTTGCGGCATGCGCTGCGGTTGTCCGGGGCCGTCGCGGTCGCGGTCGCCCTCGAGCGGTTCGCCGACCCCGTGCACAACCCGTGGCCGGCGCTGGCGGTGCTGATGGTGTTGCGGCCGGAGACGGCGCACACCTACACCCGGTGTGCCGGCCGCCTGGCGGCCAGCGTGGCGGCGCTGGCCGTCGGGTCCGCGTTGCTGCTGACGCTGCACCCGCCCGCGGCGGCAAGCGCGGTGATCGCGGTGCTGCTGGTCGGCGTCGCGTTCGCGGGGGCCCAGTACGGCTACCTCGCGGTGACGGCCGCGGTGGCGGGCGCCGCGGTGTTCCTGCTCGCCGGTGCCGGCGTCGGCACCGAGGCCTCGCTCGGCGACCAGCTTCTCGGCGCACTCGTCGGGGGCGCGCTGGCGGTGCTGGCTCACGTGGTGCTGCCCGACGACGAGCTGACCCGGCTGGAACAGCGGGCCGGCGAGCTGTTGAAAACCGAGATCGACTACGTCGCCACGGTGATCCGGGCCTACCTGCACGTGCTGCCCAACTCCTCGGAGACGTTGGCGTCGGCGTGGCAGCGGGCGTTCCGGGCGCGCGCGGCGTTCGAGGCCGCTTCCGGTGCGGCGCGCCTGGACTCGCCCGAGCTGCGGAACTGGCTGCGCGCCTACCGGACCGCGCTGAACGGGATCACCGCATCGTGCTCGACGCTGGAGACCAACATGCCGCCCGCTCCCCCGGCCACCCAGAGCGACTTCGCAGTGGCCGTCGAGGCCTATCTGGAGTCGTTGAGCGGTGACCCGCCGACCCCCGACACGCCGTGGGTGATCGACACCGCGGAGCTCACCGCCGCGGATCGCCGGCTTCGCGACGCGGCTCCGCGGCACGGTCTGGACAAGGGGTCGGCGCGGGTGCTGGCCGCCGAGGTCCGGGCGATCACCCGCAACCTGACCACCATCGCCGTCACTGCCGGGCCCACCGCGGCTCGATGA
- a CDS encoding EthD domain-containing protein, producing MEKVIVTLRGAPPDEAWCERLRTDVAPRLSGTGVPGLTVNVRDAAVADSLMTLTTLDPPVIAVVGIWTDQYYGPQIHTATALLGDICDEVAAYLVTESVPLAPPVTEPGQRTPGLANVALLRRPPEMAEETWLARWHEDHTPVAIETQATFGYVQNTVVRPLSAGAPAVSAIVEELFPLAATTDLHAFFGAADDEDLQDRMARMLASTAAFGADRNVDTVPTSRYVLRDPFRPAATVQS from the coding sequence ATGGAGAAAGTCATCGTCACCCTGCGTGGCGCGCCTCCCGACGAGGCGTGGTGCGAGCGGTTGCGCACCGACGTGGCACCGCGATTGTCGGGCACCGGTGTACCGGGCCTGACCGTCAACGTGCGCGACGCGGCAGTCGCCGACTCGCTGATGACGCTGACGACGCTGGACCCGCCCGTCATCGCCGTGGTCGGCATCTGGACCGACCAGTATTACGGACCGCAGATACACACGGCCACAGCACTTCTGGGTGATATCTGTGACGAGGTCGCCGCCTATCTGGTGACCGAGTCGGTACCGCTGGCGCCGCCGGTCACCGAGCCGGGGCAGCGCACTCCGGGGCTGGCGAACGTGGCGTTGCTGCGCCGGCCCCCCGAGATGGCCGAGGAGACGTGGTTGGCGCGCTGGCATGAAGACCACACGCCGGTGGCGATCGAGACGCAGGCGACGTTCGGGTACGTCCAGAACACCGTGGTGCGTCCGCTGTCCGCCGGCGCGCCCGCCGTCTCGGCGATCGTCGAAGAACTGTTCCCGTTGGCGGCGACCACCGATCTGCATGCGTTCTTCGGTGCCGCGGACGACGAGGACCTGCAAGACCGGATGGCGCGGATGCTGGCCAGCACCGCCGCCTTCGGCGCCGACCGCAACGTCGACACGGTCCCGACGAGCCGGTACGTGCTGCGCGACCCGTTTCGCCCCGCGGCTACAGTTCAGTCGTGA
- a CDS encoding TetR/AcrR family transcriptional regulator, which yields MPLRHRSVDPRAERVRAQLYRAALVLVHERPVDEITVGDLVTRAEVSRQVFYRHFRDRDDAVATALGRAFAEAVADADEAADARRRIRVLFDFVADHRAVYRNVVPSSVFARVVTDFRAALQPACEQIAAEGMAVLAPIAPLPVDSVTRFLIGGFTEVLRSSMEDPAATDVRARVDAALRTVDVLLGIAPTPERTPDHG from the coding sequence GTGCCCCTTCGTCACCGCAGCGTCGACCCCCGCGCCGAGCGCGTGCGTGCCCAGCTGTACCGCGCCGCGCTCGTGCTTGTGCACGAACGGCCGGTCGACGAGATCACCGTCGGCGACCTGGTGACCCGCGCGGAGGTCAGCAGGCAGGTCTTCTATCGACACTTCCGCGACCGTGACGACGCCGTCGCCACGGCTCTGGGCCGGGCGTTCGCCGAGGCCGTCGCCGACGCCGACGAGGCTGCCGATGCCCGGCGACGCATCCGCGTGCTGTTCGACTTCGTTGCCGACCATCGCGCCGTGTACCGAAACGTGGTGCCCAGCAGCGTGTTCGCGCGGGTCGTGACGGACTTCCGGGCCGCGCTGCAACCCGCCTGCGAACAGATCGCCGCGGAGGGGATGGCCGTTCTCGCCCCCATCGCCCCGCTGCCGGTGGATTCGGTCACGCGGTTTCTGATCGGCGGCTTCACCGAGGTGCTGCGTTCGTCGATGGAGGATCCCGCCGCCACAGACGTGCGGGCCCGGGTCGACGCCGCGCTGCGCACCGTCGACGTGCTGCTGGGCATTGCTCCCACTCCGGAAAGGACCCCCGACCATGGGTAG
- a CDS encoding enoyl-CoA hydratase/isomerase family protein — protein MTLQISDDNRVRTLVLNRPDALNAFNQELYLATATALADADSDPDVAVVLLTGAGRAFSAGNDLKEMAAGIADGSLTSAGSHFTKMIDALTDLSKPLICAVNGVGLGIGTTLLGYADLVFMSATARLKCPFTSLGVAPEAASSYLLPQLIGRQNAAWMLLSSEWVDAEEAHRMGLAWKVCEPDDLLPEARRHAEILAAQSIPSLVAVKKAIVAPFRPGISAATDCENAAFAELLGGAANAAALAEFTGRGSA, from the coding sequence GTGACTCTGCAGATCAGTGACGACAACCGAGTCCGCACCCTGGTCCTGAACCGGCCCGACGCACTCAACGCGTTCAACCAGGAGCTCTATCTCGCGACGGCCACCGCGCTGGCCGACGCGGACTCCGACCCCGATGTCGCGGTCGTCCTGCTCACCGGTGCAGGCCGGGCGTTCAGCGCGGGCAACGACCTCAAGGAGATGGCGGCGGGCATCGCCGACGGGTCGCTGACCAGCGCCGGCAGTCACTTCACCAAGATGATCGACGCCTTGACCGACCTGTCCAAACCGCTGATCTGTGCGGTCAACGGGGTGGGTCTGGGTATCGGCACCACGCTGCTGGGTTATGCCGACCTGGTGTTCATGTCGGCCACGGCGCGGCTCAAGTGTCCGTTCACCAGCCTCGGGGTGGCACCGGAGGCGGCGTCGTCGTATCTGCTGCCGCAGTTGATCGGCCGGCAGAACGCGGCCTGGATGCTGTTGTCGTCGGAGTGGGTCGACGCCGAGGAGGCGCACCGGATGGGCCTGGCCTGGAAGGTGTGCGAGCCCGACGACCTCCTGCCCGAAGCCCGCCGCCACGCGGAAATCCTTGCTGCGCAGTCGATCCCAAGCCTGGTTGCGGTCAAGAAGGCGATCGTCGCACCGTTTCGGCCCGGCATCAGCGCCGCGACCGACTGCGAGAACGCGGCGTTCGCCGAACTGCTGGGCGGAGCCGCCAACGCCGCGGCGCTGGCGGAGTTCACCGGCAGGGGATCGGCCTAA
- a CDS encoding (2Fe-2S)-binding protein: protein MFVCLCTGTTSHTVTEVVANGARTSKQIAEACGAGGDCGRCRRTLRAIIEAHFAECAPNRVSS from the coding sequence ATGTTCGTCTGTCTGTGTACCGGCACCACCAGCCACACCGTCACCGAGGTGGTCGCCAACGGTGCGCGCACCTCCAAGCAGATCGCCGAGGCGTGCGGCGCAGGTGGCGACTGCGGTCGGTGCCGGCGCACCCTGCGGGCCATCATCGAGGCCCACTTCGCCGAGTGCGCGCCCAACCGCGTCAGCAGTTAG